TAATCCGATCATGTCAGCTGCTCCAATGCGTGGGCGAGTAGATCATCGGTGCTTTGTATTTCGTCCAAGCTCTTGAGTGCGCCGGTGCCTAGATTTTCCGCAGTTTGAGCAAGCAGTTTTAGGTTGTGGGCATACGCAGCAAGAGACCTGGTCAAAGCCTGATGAATATCAAAATGAGCCCCCGTTTCGGAGGGCAATTGGGGAACTGCAGGGGTGGGCAACATGCATAGTTCATGGGCAAGTTCTGTGGCGTGCGGCAAATTTATCCTCATACCTAGTTGGACTGGAAAACTCGCCATTTGGTTCCCAAAATCTGCAAAATAACCCGCGCGGATTTCTTTGGGCTCGTAATGATTTAACATGAGAGGTTATGGACATCACCATCGTCAACCACCCACTCGTTGCCAGCCGCCTAACCCTGTTGCGTGATGAGCGCAGCGACAACGCCGCCTTCAGGGCAGCAGCCAATGACCTCGGCGCCATGCTGATCTACGAAGCATCCCGCGACCTGGAGGTTGAACATTTCGACACCAAAACTCCCGTTGCCATCGCCGAAGGCACCCGCCTGAAGCAACCCCCAATTATCGTTCCCATCATCCGCGCAGGCCTCGGTATGATTGATCCCGCACTTTCGATGATCCCAGACGCACAAGTTGGCTTCATCGGACTTGCCCGTGATGAAGAAACACACGAGCCCGTTCCATACCTCGAGGCTTTGCCACAAGACTTAAGCAACCAGCCAGTCTTCCTCGTCGACCCAATGCTTGCCACCGGCGGTTCCTTGCTCCACGCCATCCGTTTGCTCGCAGACCGCGGCGCTACCGACATCACCGCTATCTGCATGGTGTCAGCTCAACCTGGCGTGGATGCACTCGCAGAATCTGGCCTGCCAGTACGCCTAGTCACCGCAACCATTGACCCATCTTTGAACGAACAGGCATACATCGTTCCTGGTCTTGGCGACGCCGGTGATCGTCTCTACGGACCACGAAACATCGATCTTTAAAAAACTTCGCAGATTGTTTGCGGAGCGCTCTGGCTGTGCTTTGGCCGAAATTTTTGCCCACTGTAGTGGGCGGTAGTGGGGTTGTTTCGTCGGCATTGTTATTTGTGTGTCGAAGGAAATGTCGGAAAAGCGGTGGTCAAGCTACGGCCACGCTTTTGCGAGCAGACTAAAAAGGCTTCGCACCCTGCGCGGATTTAGCCAAGAAGAGCTCTCAGATATCTCCGGGGTTTCCAGAAACACCATCTCTAACTACGAGCGCAACGAAAACAACAGCGGAAATGCCGTCGATCCGCAGCTTTCAAATATTTACAGGCTCGCCCAAGCGCTCGAAGTGCCACCCATCGCGCTCATGCCCGCAGGAGCCAAACCGGTAGCCAAAATCTGCGTCGATGAAACTGCAGCCATCGATGTCCGCTGGCCATCTGAAAACGATCCATTGCTTTTCGACGCCGACCTCCGCCTTACCCGCAACCGCGATAAGGAACCCGGCCAATAGGGAAATGGCTAAGGCAAAGCGGGCTTTTGTAGTGCATAGGGTGGTGCATTTCTAGAAACCAAACTGGTGTGCCAAGATTTCGGATTTTTATGAATTCTTGTCATGCCTGTTTGATGCAAGGAGCCGTAAACCAAACATAGGTGCCAAGGATTCGGGTTTCTCAGAATTCTTGGCATGCATGTTTGGTCTACCCGAAAATTTGGCATGGAGCCCTCAAAAAGTGACCCCACAGAATCGTTTTTAAGCGCCTTTGGAACCCGAAGTGATACAAATACCTATTCCGGAGAATTCAGACGCTTAAATCGCCCGTCTATAGAGCATCTCTAAAGCTTTGCCAACCAGCTTTGCACCTCATCTTCTAACTGATGCAGTAGTTGCGCAGCCTCATCATGTGAACTGGCCTGCCCAACTTCCAAATACAGCTTGGCTTTAGCCTCAGTGCCAGATACTCGAGCAATCGCACGGATATGTACTGGCCCCACCTGACCATGCAAAGCGATGCCTTGTTTTTCTGGAAGCGCAGTAGGGGTTACGGATACGCCAATGAGTTCCTGTTGAGGGTGGGCAATCCAATGATCAACAAGCTCCCTAGGATTAGTTGTCCGAACAGCAATTTGTGAGGACGCAAAATACCCATAGCGTCGATAAAGCTCATTGAGTTTATGCTGCAAGCTCGCACCTTGAGATTTCAGCTCTGCAGCCCACGCCGCCATAAACAAAGCGGTAGAAATTCCATCTTTATCGGGCACTAGATCTGGTGCTGGACATGTTCCTACCGCTTCTTCATATGCGAAAGTAAGCGGACCGTTGTGATCATCGGCAGCGCGGGAGAGATTCTTAAATCCGGTTAGGGTCTCGGAATAGTCCCAGCCTTTGTCCTCGGCGATGATGCTCAAAAGCTGCGAAGACACCACGGTGGTAGCAACAACGGGACGTACACCCTCGCCGGAATACTCAGGAACTAGGCGCGTGGCCAAAAGTGTGCCAACCTCATCACCAGAGAGCATCCGGTGCCCACCATCAGCTGTTTTAATACCAACCGCACAGCGATCTGCATCTGGATCAAGAGCAAATAAAATATCCGCGTTTTTCTCTTTAGCCCGTTGTAACAACAACTCAATAGCTGAAGGCTCTTCAGGGTTGGGGAAGGGAACAGTGGGAAAAGTAGGATCCGGATACTGCTGAGCCTTCACACCGTGAGTATGCGGGAAACCGGCAAATTGAAATGCGTTAGACATCGCTCGTCCACCCACGCCATGCATCGCGGTGTAGACCACCCTCAGATTTCCTCGCTCGGAATTAACCCGTAACAAGTCAGCCTGATCTGGCGTTACCAAAGCAACCAACTCATCAACGTATCTGCGCAACTGATCAGCCGTGGGACGCACCGTCACGCGAGGTACGCGAATGGGATCCTCAACAGCATCGATATGTGCTTCTAGGTCTGCCTCCAACTCGGAATACAGCTGACGACCATTGGATAAAAACACCTTGTAGCCATTATCTGCAGCACCATTATGGGACGCAGTAATCTGAACACCAGCGTCCAATCCATGTTTTTTCACTAACCACGGAATAAGTGGGGTAGGACCCGGTGCGGGAAGTAACGTGACCTCAAAACCTGCACCAGCAAATACCTCTGCGGTGGTCGCTGCAAAAGTATGCGAACCATACCTGGCGTCATATCCAACAACGACCCGTAGTGGACCATCTTGGGGATAAAGCGCCCGACCAATTCCTGTTTCTTCTTCAGGCACTAAATGCGGCACAGGATTAAGTGCTGCACGTTCGGCTAACCAGCTGGCAAGGCCTGCCGTTGTTCTGGTTACCTGCAAAACATTCATCTGATGGCGCGCCGGGCCAACTGGTGCACGTAACCCTGCCGTGCCGAAACTAAGCTGACGAGACTCGTCCATGGACACCCCGATCCTTTATTTTCGTGGGATCACTATTAGACTCGACTCTACCGCGCTGCAGGTTTTCCTGATATGCCTGCGGACATAACAGAAAGGTATTTCACGTGATGGAAATTGGTGCGCAGGTTGCCTCATGGATGGACCGCCACCATGATGAGGTCATAAAGTGGCGCAGACATTTGCATAGCCATCCAGAGCTCTCCCACATGGAATACCGGACCACGGAGTATTTGGCTTCCGTTCTTGAAGAGCACGGTATGAATCCCCACAGGTTTCCCGGTACTGGGTTGATGGTAGATATCGGCCCAGAAAGTGAATCTCGCCTGGCGTTTCGTGCTGATATTGATGCCTTGCCGTTGGTGGAATCAACAGGTCTTCCATTTGCATCTACCGCCACCGGGGTTGCGCATTCATGTGGGCATGATGTGCACACGGTGATTGCTTTAGCGCTTGCATGCGCTCTTAACACCATTGAGCTTCCCATCGGTATTCGTGTGATTTTCCAACCAGCCGAGGAAGTGATGACCGGTGGCGCAACTGATGTGATTGCTCACGGTGGCCTTGACGGTGTGGACGCGATTTACGCCATCCATGTTGAGCCCAAATTGAAGGTGGGGCGGGTAGGAATACGCGCCGGAGCGATCACTTCAGCCTCAGATGTGATAGAAATCAGAGTCAAGGGCGAAGGGGGACATAGCGCACGTCCACACTTGTCTGCGGATGTTGTCTATGCCTTGAGTAAATTGGTGGTTGATCTCCCCGGGTTGCTGTCCCGTCGTGTGGATCCACGCACCGGTACGGTGTTGGTCTTTGGAACCATCAACGCAGGCTATGCTCCAAATGCGATACCCGATTCTGGAAACGTGTCGGGCACTTTGCGCACCGCCGATATTGCAACCTGGCGGGATATGCGTCCTTTGATCGCTGAGCTGGTGGAACAGGTGCTAGCACCCACTGGAGTCAGCCATGAACTGATCTACAATCCGGGCGTTCCACCAGTGCTTAACGACGACGTAGCCACCGCTTTGTTGGCCAGCGCAGCGCGCGATATGGACACTCAATCAGTTGTTCAAGCGCCGCAATCTTCCGGTGGAGAAGACTTCTCGTGGTACCTAGAACACGTGCCTGGATCCATGGCTCGGTTGGGTTGTTGGTCGGGTCATGGGCCTAAACAAGACCTTCATCAAAGCGACTTAATGGTGGATGAAAGAGCCATTGGAGTCGGTGTCAGGTTGTTTGGATCACTGGTGCAGCAGTACAGCACCCGGTCCGAAGCATTCTTAAACGCCTAATGGGGGTAGTGTGTAGGGCTGGCTCTAAATTGCTGATACGTCACCCAGGCCGACTCAGCTTTAATCATTTAGACTTGAAACCGCGCATCAGAGGTTTCAACAATGCATTCACCCAGCTCACACGTGTGGAGGTGCCTTAATGGCAAAGAGGATCGTAATTATCGGCGGTGGACCTGCAGGCTATGAAGCTGCACTTGCAGGCGCTAAATACGGTGCAGAAGTCACCGTTATTGAAGATGTCGGGGTGGGTGGATCTGCCGTCACCATGGACTGCGTGCCATCCAAATCCTTCATTGCCGGTACCGGAATTAAAACAGACCTCCGCCGTGCTGATGACATGGGATTGAATCGTGGGCTTGGTAAAGCACACCTAGAAATTGACGCGCTCAATATTCGTGTCAAGGACCTAGCTAAAGCGCAGTCCGAAGATATCTTGGGTCAGTTGCAGCGTTCAGATGTCCGCATGATCAACGGTGTTGGACGCTTTGATGATTACAACACCAAGCAGACCACTCACTACATCAAAGTCACCCACAATGATGGCACCGAAGAAACCATTGAGTGCGATCTTGTTTTGGTAGCTACGGGTGCAACACCTCGCATCCTTAAAGGTGCCGAGCCAGACGGTGAGCGCATTCTAACCTGGCGCCAAGTCTATGACATTGACGAACTACCAACCCACCTCATTGTCGTTGGTTCTGGTGTCACTGGTGCGGAGTTTGTCTCAGCTTTTGCTGAACTCGGTGTCAAAGTCACCATGGTTGCATCCCGCGATCGCATTTTGCCTCATGATGATGCCGATGCTGCAGACGTGTTGGAAACGGTTCTGGCTGAGCGTGGAGTTTCTCTAGAAAAGCACGCTCGTGTGGAATCAGTAACGCGCACTGACGACGGTGGCGTGTGTGTCCGCACCTCTGATGGCCGTGAGATCTACGGTTCCCATGCGTTGATGACTGTTGGTTCCATTCCAAATACCGCCGATCTAGGTTTGGAAAATATTGGTGTTGAGCTGGCACCATCTGGCCACATCAAGGTTGACCGCGTGTCCCGCACCAACATCTCTGGTATTTACGCAGCCGGTGACTGCACCGATTTGTTCCCACTTGCTTCTGTGGCAGCGATGCAGGGCCGTATAGCGATGTATCACGCACTTGGTGAAGGTGTTAGCCCCATCCGGTTGAAGACCGTTGCTACTGCAGTGTTTACCCGCCCAGAGATTGCT
Above is a genomic segment from Corynebacterium suranareeae containing:
- a CDS encoding M20 family metallopeptidase, which gives rise to MEIGAQVASWMDRHHDEVIKWRRHLHSHPELSHMEYRTTEYLASVLEEHGMNPHRFPGTGLMVDIGPESESRLAFRADIDALPLVESTGLPFASTATGVAHSCGHDVHTVIALALACALNTIELPIGIRVIFQPAEEVMTGGATDVIAHGGLDGVDAIYAIHVEPKLKVGRVGIRAGAITSASDVIEIRVKGEGGHSARPHLSADVVYALSKLVVDLPGLLSRRVDPRTGTVLVFGTINAGYAPNAIPDSGNVSGTLRTADIATWRDMRPLIAELVEQVLAPTGVSHELIYNPGVPPVLNDDVATALLASAARDMDTQSVVQAPQSSGGEDFSWYLEHVPGSMARLGCWSGHGPKQDLHQSDLMVDERAIGVGVRLFGSLVQQYSTRSEAFLNA
- a CDS encoding helix-turn-helix domain-containing protein — translated: MSEKRWSSYGHAFASRLKRLRTLRGFSQEELSDISGVSRNTISNYERNENNSGNAVDPQLSNIYRLAQALEVPPIALMPAGAKPVAKICVDETAAIDVRWPSENDPLLFDADLRLTRNRDKEPGQ
- a CDS encoding phospho-sugar mutase, producing MDESRQLSFGTAGLRAPVGPARHQMNVLQVTRTTAGLASWLAERAALNPVPHLVPEEETGIGRALYPQDGPLRVVVGYDARYGSHTFAATTAEVFAGAGFEVTLLPAPGPTPLIPWLVKKHGLDAGVQITASHNGAADNGYKVFLSNGRQLYSELEADLEAHIDAVEDPIRVPRVTVRPTADQLRRYVDELVALVTPDQADLLRVNSERGNLRVVYTAMHGVGGRAMSNAFQFAGFPHTHGVKAQQYPDPTFPTVPFPNPEEPSAIELLLQRAKEKNADILFALDPDADRCAVGIKTADGGHRMLSGDEVGTLLATRLVPEYSGEGVRPVVATTVVSSQLLSIIAEDKGWDYSETLTGFKNLSRAADDHNGPLTFAYEEAVGTCPAPDLVPDKDGISTALFMAAWAAELKSQGASLQHKLNELYRRYGYFASSQIAVRTTNPRELVDHWIAHPQQELIGVSVTPTALPEKQGIALHGQVGPVHIRAIARVSGTEAKAKLYLEVGQASSHDEAAQLLHQLEDEVQSWLAKL
- a CDS encoding NAD(P)H-quinone dehydrogenase; its protein translation is MAKRIVIIGGGPAGYEAALAGAKYGAEVTVIEDVGVGGSAVTMDCVPSKSFIAGTGIKTDLRRADDMGLNRGLGKAHLEIDALNIRVKDLAKAQSEDILGQLQRSDVRMINGVGRFDDYNTKQTTHYIKVTHNDGTEETIECDLVLVATGATPRILKGAEPDGERILTWRQVYDIDELPTHLIVVGSGVTGAEFVSAFAELGVKVTMVASRDRILPHDDADAADVLETVLAERGVSLEKHARVESVTRTDDGGVCVRTSDGREIYGSHALMTVGSIPNTADLGLENIGVELAPSGHIKVDRVSRTNISGIYAAGDCTDLFPLASVAAMQGRIAMYHALGEGVSPIRLKTVATAVFTRPEIAAVGITHAQVDSGEVSARVVVLPLATNPRAKMRSLRHGFVKLFCRRNSGLIIGGVVVAPTASELILPIAVAVTNRLTVADLAETFAVYPSLSGSITEAARQLVQHDDLG
- the upp gene encoding uracil phosphoribosyltransferase, with protein sequence MDITIVNHPLVASRLTLLRDERSDNAAFRAAANDLGAMLIYEASRDLEVEHFDTKTPVAIAEGTRLKQPPIIVPIIRAGLGMIDPALSMIPDAQVGFIGLARDEETHEPVPYLEALPQDLSNQPVFLVDPMLATGGSLLHAIRLLADRGATDITAICMVSAQPGVDALAESGLPVRLVTATIDPSLNEQAYIVPGLGDAGDRLYGPRNIDL